In the genome of Treponema pedis, one region contains:
- a CDS encoding cysteine protease encodes MKKFLMAVLVTAGLSAGGVSGFAYGVNSFTVYDAQDKIVHKITDKDEVNALYLLFQESLQIAADEASFTELPKDAQVLYRYVLSYNYGNGDEQGFTFIVYKNYPLCRIPQLQGMEDIPKELTWKLFKYAYEIVSKPAEVKKQLPYSAKNSYIRTYDGKGTFLLFITGEKIPNIFDALFGESVSESEAEERNLKNLFSAESIHKGHEVLVRYSFIDDEKIYMQLYLYKDTKEINITTDTGVLKVTLSEEAYGILSDPKNFQKEFEKEEANVE; translated from the coding sequence ATGAAAAAATTTTTAATGGCGGTACTGGTTACGGCAGGATTGTCGGCAGGCGGAGTAAGCGGCTTTGCTTATGGGGTCAACAGCTTTACGGTTTATGATGCACAAGATAAGATTGTACACAAGATAACGGACAAAGACGAAGTCAATGCGTTATATCTGCTTTTTCAAGAATCTTTACAGATAGCGGCCGACGAAGCTTCGTTTACGGAACTGCCTAAAGACGCACAAGTACTATACCGTTATGTCCTTTCATATAATTACGGTAATGGCGATGAGCAGGGTTTCACTTTTATTGTATATAAAAACTATCCTCTTTGCCGGATACCGCAATTACAGGGAATGGAGGATATTCCAAAAGAATTAACATGGAAACTCTTTAAATACGCATACGAAATCGTCAGCAAACCTGCCGAGGTAAAAAAACAGCTCCCTTATTCCGCGAAAAATTCTTATATCCGCACCTACGACGGTAAGGGCACTTTTTTATTATTTATTACGGGTGAAAAAATTCCGAATATATTCGACGCATTGTTTGGAGAATCCGTGTCGGAAAGCGAGGCTGAAGAAAGAAATTTAAAAAACCTGTTTAGTGCCGAAAGTATTCATAAGGGACACGAAGTACTTGTGCGCTATTCATTTATAGATGATGAAAAAATATATATGCAACTGTATTTATACAAAGACACAAAAGAAATAAATATAACAACCGATACCGGAGTTCTGAAAGTAACCCTTTCGGAAGAAGCATACGGAATTTTAAGCGACCCTAAAAACTTTCAAAAAGAATTTGAAAAAGAAGAGGCTAATGTAGAGTAG
- a CDS encoding HNH endonuclease, producing MGFFDAFSKALQDGVDDYKNTINKVVGTSYRDIYFNRYPNGPYVCSGCRKVFSERNRDCTVDYIIPQRCGGTNVITNLQILCQHCNSSKNAKLNMLSVKYSGAALLRELRKSISY from the coding sequence ATGGGATTTTTTGATGCATTTAGTAAAGCATTGCAAGACGGCGTTGACGATTACAAGAATACCATAAACAAAGTGGTCGGAACCAGTTATCGTGATATATATTTTAATCGATATCCGAATGGTCCTTATGTTTGTAGTGGCTGCCGTAAAGTATTTTCTGAAAGAAATAGAGACTGTACTGTTGATTATATTATTCCTCAAAGATGTGGTGGTACTAATGTTATTACAAATTTGCAGATTTTGTGTCAGCATTGCAACTCAAGTAAAAATGCAAAGTTAAATATGCTTTCGGTTAAATATTCAGGAGCGGCGTTACTTAGGGAGCTTAGAAAAAGTATAAGTTATTAA
- a CDS encoding ABC transporter ATP-binding protein, translated as METYKRLFKYTPEKIHCAYISIVCSIAGVALQIGAFWYLWKFLHALLVSKNIKDGGFYATVIVSLMIGYTAVYFAALWASHLLGFRLESNLRKEAVKHLMNASFAFFDVNPSGKIRKIIDDNAQDTHMLVAHLIPDNVSALFTPLFMFAVVFAVDVKLGILLTVIALIGGAQTYWMMGDRTFMQKYQTALEKMNAEAVEYVRGMQVVKIFKSTVESFKAFYEAITGYSDMAYKYALSSRAPYVLFLVLFNLFTAFTLPFAVYFMNKGADGSLIVAKIVFFVCIAGVLFSSFMRVMYVGMYNFQAKNVIDKLENLFTDMEKDNLVHGTEESFEHFGIEFKNVSFGYGEERILRNVSFTLEPNKTYALVGSSGGGKSTIAKLISGFYKINEGEILIGGKNIASYSKNALMKNIAFVFQASKLFKTTIFENVKMGNPNASDEEVMTALRLARCEDILNKFEKREHTLIGSKGVHLSGGEIQRVAIARAILKNADIIILDEASAAADPENEYEIQQAFSALMKNKTVIMIAHRLSSIKNVDEILVVEDGNIIERGSDAELMKQSGKYSRLQRLYSQANEWKV; from the coding sequence ATGGAAACATACAAAAGATTATTTAAGTATACGCCCGAAAAAATACACTGTGCGTATATCTCGATTGTCTGCTCCATTGCAGGCGTTGCCTTGCAGATAGGAGCATTTTGGTATTTGTGGAAGTTTTTGCACGCATTGCTTGTGAGCAAAAATATCAAAGACGGCGGTTTTTATGCAACGGTTATTGTGTCGCTGATGATAGGCTACACCGCCGTGTATTTTGCGGCACTGTGGGCTTCGCACTTACTCGGCTTCCGCCTTGAATCGAATTTGCGCAAAGAGGCTGTCAAACATTTAATGAATGCGTCCTTTGCCTTTTTCGATGTAAACCCGTCGGGAAAAATCCGCAAAATTATCGACGATAATGCGCAGGACACGCACATGCTGGTTGCTCACCTTATCCCCGATAACGTTTCAGCCCTGTTTACGCCGCTTTTTATGTTTGCAGTGGTGTTTGCCGTTGATGTAAAACTCGGTATCCTGTTAACCGTTATCGCGCTCATCGGCGGCGCGCAGACTTACTGGATGATGGGCGACAGAACTTTTATGCAAAAGTATCAAACGGCCTTGGAAAAAATGAATGCCGAAGCGGTGGAGTATGTGCGCGGTATGCAAGTCGTAAAGATTTTTAAAAGCACCGTCGAATCTTTTAAGGCGTTTTACGAAGCGATTACCGGCTATTCGGATATGGCATATAAATACGCGTTAAGCAGCCGCGCTCCTTACGTATTGTTCCTTGTGCTGTTTAATTTGTTTACTGCCTTTACCCTTCCCTTTGCCGTTTACTTTATGAATAAGGGAGCGGACGGCAGTCTTATCGTTGCGAAAATCGTTTTTTTTGTCTGCATTGCAGGTGTGCTTTTTTCATCGTTTATGCGCGTTATGTATGTCGGAATGTACAACTTTCAAGCGAAAAACGTTATCGACAAGCTGGAAAATCTTTTTACCGATATGGAAAAAGACAACCTCGTACACGGCACGGAAGAATCTTTCGAGCATTTCGGTATTGAATTTAAAAACGTTTCGTTCGGCTACGGAGAAGAGCGGATTTTACGGAACGTCAGTTTTACACTTGAACCGAATAAAACCTATGCCCTTGTCGGCTCTTCAGGCGGCGGAAAATCGACGATTGCAAAATTGATTTCGGGTTTTTATAAAATAAACGAAGGGGAGATTTTAATCGGCGGAAAAAATATCGCATCATATTCCAAAAATGCACTGATGAAAAACATCGCCTTTGTGTTCCAAGCGTCAAAACTGTTTAAGACAACTATTTTTGAAAATGTAAAAATGGGAAATCCGAATGCAAGCGATGAAGAGGTGATGACGGCGCTCCGCCTTGCCCGCTGCGAGGATATTTTAAATAAGTTTGAAAAACGAGAACATACGCTTATCGGCTCAAAAGGGGTGCATTTATCCGGAGGAGAAATACAGCGGGTGGCAATAGCGCGTGCTATTTTAAAAAATGCCGACATCATTATCTTAGATGAAGCTTCCGCCGCCGCCGACCCCGAAAACGAATACGAAATTCAGCAAGCCTTTTCCGCTTTGATGAAAAACAAAACCGTTATTATGATTGCGCACCGTTTAAGCTCAATTAAAAACGTCGATGAAATCTTAGTTGTCGAAGACGGGAACATCATCGAACGCGGCAGTGATGCGGAGCTGATGAAACAAAGCGGAAAATACAGCCGCCTGCAAAGGTTGTATTCGCAGGCGAATGAGTGGAAGGTGTAA
- a CDS encoding ABC transporter substrate-binding protein — MKKPAFCFYAVIFSARLFALGGQESPSSPENNNGIVTIENFNHTTTYSKVPERIIPLSAGEAEIFAALGLEDKIIEMSFGHNTLKDIIPEYADKLKNIKQVKEVSLEYLLALNPDFIFTPSYPFNVPAIGKYEDYEGNNIKLYVSEGTYVKNCTLENTYNDIINIGKIFKIEARAKALAEKLKSRTQAVIEKVKGTKPVRCFVFDSNSNDKYYSAGGTGLENHIITLCGGKNIFDDVERQFCAVSMEDIIARNPDVIIINQYEIAESGTHYQNDGQRKIDFLKSKKELSEVSAIKNNRFIIVPLIQVFPGLQNLDALETIAKGLHPYKF, encoded by the coding sequence ATGAAAAAACCGGCGTTCTGTTTTTATGCCGTTATTTTTTCGGCACGGCTTTTTGCACTGGGCGGACAGGAGAGCCCATCTTCACCTGAAAATAACAACGGTATCGTTACGATTGAAAACTTTAATCACACGACAACATATTCAAAAGTTCCGGAGCGGATTATTCCTTTGTCTGCCGGCGAAGCTGAAATATTTGCAGCTCTCGGTCTTGAGGATAAAATTATTGAAATGAGCTTTGGGCACAACACACTGAAAGATATTATCCCCGAGTATGCCGACAAACTTAAAAATATTAAACAAGTCAAGGAAGTCAGTTTGGAATATCTTTTAGCCTTGAATCCCGATTTTATTTTCACGCCGTCATATCCGTTTAATGTGCCTGCTATAGGTAAATACGAAGATTATGAAGGTAATAATATTAAGCTGTATGTTTCCGAAGGAACTTATGTAAAAAATTGTACCCTCGAAAATACCTACAATGATATTATAAACATAGGTAAGATTTTTAAGATTGAAGCACGGGCAAAGGCTTTGGCGGAAAAATTAAAATCGAGAACACAGGCTGTGATTGAAAAAGTGAAAGGCACAAAACCGGTGCGCTGCTTTGTGTTTGACAGCAATAGTAATGATAAATATTATAGCGCAGGCGGTACCGGATTGGAAAACCACATCATTACGCTGTGCGGCGGTAAAAATATTTTCGATGATGTTGAACGGCAATTTTGTGCGGTATCTATGGAAGATATTATTGCCCGCAATCCCGATGTCATCATTATCAATCAGTATGAAATTGCGGAAAGCGGAACGCATTATCAAAATGACGGGCAGCGAAAAATCGATTTCCTAAAAAGTAAAAAAGAATTATCGGAAGTTTCTGCAATTAAAAATAACCGTTTTATTATTGTACCGCTTATTCAAGTTTTTCCGGGATTGCAAAATTTAGATGCTCTGGAAACGATTGCAAAAGGTTTACACCCCTATAAATTTTAA
- a CDS encoding ABC transporter ATP-binding protein, whose amino-acid sequence MNAIEIKDLHFAAATKEILKSVSLSVPHKQTVGLIGPNGSGKTTLLKHLYRAIEPEKNTVFINGEKIENFSYRETAKQITVMKQEQTSDFEYKVIEMVLMGRSPYRKFYESDTAEDKEIAYNALKFLGMEEAAERNFSTLSGGEKQRVLIARSLAQEADILILDEPTNHLDVHYQWALMDIIKKLHKTVLSVFHELNLAANFCDFIFVLADGKIAARGTPQEIYTPELLAKVFRIEADIMKTANGIPYIIYKRAI is encoded by the coding sequence ATGAATGCAATAGAAATAAAAGATTTACATTTTGCGGCGGCAACAAAGGAAATTCTAAAATCGGTTTCGTTATCCGTACCCCATAAGCAAACTGTCGGGCTCATCGGGCCGAACGGAAGCGGTAAAACGACACTGCTAAAACATTTGTATCGGGCTATCGAACCTGAAAAAAATACGGTATTTATTAACGGAGAAAAAATCGAAAACTTTTCATACCGCGAAACGGCAAAACAAATTACGGTTATGAAGCAGGAACAAACTTCCGACTTTGAATATAAAGTTATCGAAATGGTTTTAATGGGCCGCTCACCGTATCGAAAATTTTATGAAAGCGATACGGCTGAAGATAAGGAAATCGCATATAATGCGCTTAAATTTTTAGGAATGGAAGAAGCTGCGGAAAGGAATTTTTCAACATTATCGGGCGGTGAAAAACAGCGGGTTTTAATAGCTCGCTCACTTGCACAAGAAGCGGATATTTTAATTTTAGATGAACCGACCAATCATTTAGATGTGCATTATCAATGGGCGTTAATGGATATAATTAAAAAATTACATAAAACGGTTTTATCGGTATTTCACGAATTAAATCTTGCCGCAAATTTTTGCGATTTTATTTTTGTTCTTGCCGACGGAAAAATTGCAGCACGGGGAACACCTCAAGAAATTTACACACCTGAACTTCTTGCAAAAGTTTTTAGAATTGAAGCCGATATTATGAAAACGGCAAACGGTATTCCTTATATTATATACAAAAGAGCAATATAA
- a CDS encoding class I SAM-dependent methyltransferase, with product MSKKEAEAYAAFPNVWEDGRVRAAGIRILPGETVLEIGAGPGIVSFELAAKAKSLTAVEPAAGMLQVLSDEANKRGITNIETVQAFWEDYEVKTQYDVVAASLSLITKDITGFLAKMNAACRKRAYIHWFASETSWEKQARDIAEITGEKSYASVPKINIVFNILYEMNILSEIRILKTTSFDRIFDSKEDALTSLKKVYAVKTDRYDSAIFKYIEKNYIQKNGLYIYPDTTRFAEIIWEKE from the coding sequence ATGAGTAAAAAAGAAGCGGAAGCCTATGCCGCATTCCCGAATGTTTGGGAGGACGGAAGGGTGCGGGCTGCAGGAATACGGATTTTACCTGGCGAAACCGTTTTAGAAATCGGTGCGGGACCGGGAATAGTAAGTTTTGAGCTTGCTGCAAAAGCAAAATCGCTCACCGCTGTCGAACCTGCCGCCGGTATGCTGCAAGTGCTTTCAGATGAAGCGAATAAACGCGGTATAACAAATATAGAAACCGTACAAGCCTTTTGGGAAGACTATGAAGTAAAAACACAATATGATGTTGTCGCAGCTTCTCTTTCGCTGATTACAAAAGACATTACCGGCTTTTTAGCAAAAATGAATGCTGCATGCCGTAAGCGTGCATATATTCACTGGTTTGCAAGCGAAACTTCTTGGGAAAAACAAGCTCGTGATATTGCTGAAATCACCGGCGAAAAAAGTTATGCAAGTGTTCCTAAAATAAATATTGTGTTTAATATTTTGTATGAAATGAATATTCTTTCCGAAATACGCATATTAAAAACAACTTCGTTTGACCGCATATTCGATTCAAAAGAAGATGCATTAACATCATTAAAAAAAGTCTATGCAGTAAAAACGGATAGATACGATTCTGCAATTTTCAAATACATTGAAAAAAACTATATTCAAAAAAACGGCTTGTATATCTATCCGGATACAACAAGATTTGCGGAAATTATTTGGGAAAAAGAATAA
- a CDS encoding class I SAM-dependent methyltransferase, with translation MSFFDNFKKPQGVLGKLIVAGMNSGHIKMAEWGFSHLDGKISGAGLDIGCGGGANVKRLLEKGCKTVTGVDYSEVSVKQSAKFNKQATAKGVCRIVQANVSSLPFESESFDIATAFETVYFWPEIEDAFKEVFRVLKKGGIFFICNEVDGLHEGDNKWSEKISGMTIYTAEQLNILLMSAGFTGIRTDSVFEKKYLCVTAYK, from the coding sequence ATGAGTTTTTTTGATAATTTTAAAAAGCCGCAGGGAGTTTTGGGAAAACTGATTGTTGCGGGAATGAATTCAGGCCATATTAAAATGGCGGAGTGGGGATTTTCGCATTTGGACGGAAAGATTTCCGGGGCAGGATTGGATATAGGCTGCGGCGGCGGAGCAAATGTAAAACGCCTGCTTGAAAAAGGCTGTAAAACGGTAACGGGAGTAGACTATTCCGAAGTGAGTGTAAAACAGTCGGCAAAATTCAATAAGCAGGCGACGGCGAAAGGAGTATGCCGTATCGTGCAGGCAAATGTTTCTTCGTTACCGTTTGAAAGCGAGAGCTTTGATATTGCAACCGCATTTGAAACCGTCTACTTTTGGCCTGAAATAGAAGACGCATTTAAAGAGGTATTCCGTGTATTAAAAAAGGGCGGAATCTTTTTTATCTGCAATGAAGTAGACGGACTTCACGAAGGCGATAACAAATGGAGCGAAAAAATCAGCGGTATGACTATTTACACTGCCGAACAGTTGAACATTCTTTTGATGTCCGCAGGATTTACCGGCATACGAACGGATTCGGTATTTGAAAAAAAATATCTTTGTGTAACGGCGTATAAATAA
- a CDS encoding FecCD family ABC transporter permease has product MTKKTSFNFWLILSAVSVLIFCSVSFGTLFGSADLAFKDVFKVFQLKLFGKETDDLSLSSIYIVWNLRMPRVLLAFAAGGGLAICGAAMQSVTQNILADPYILGISSGASAAVSVALFLGVPLSILTYGLPVFAFAGACIALVFVYSLGMAGRTGSSARLVLAGIAVSVVLNAFTQLFMMLAPSDRIIRNLLSWMMGSLASARWNNILFPCVCAIAGSLVFLFFARAFNVISLGDETAISLGIHTGKLKKITTLTTAMITGVSVSACGIIGFVGFIIPHIVRLLIGCDHRKLFPLSFLTGGLFLIWMDILARTLLSPQELPVGIFTALCGGPFFIWLLRKQIK; this is encoded by the coding sequence ATGACTAAAAAAACTTCTTTTAATTTTTGGCTTATTTTATCTGCCGTATCGGTTTTAATTTTTTGCAGTGTGTCGTTCGGCACGCTGTTCGGTTCGGCGGATTTAGCTTTCAAAGATGTGTTCAAAGTCTTTCAACTCAAATTATTCGGAAAAGAAACCGATGATTTATCTCTTTCCTCCATTTATATCGTGTGGAATTTACGAATGCCTAGAGTACTTTTAGCTTTTGCCGCCGGAGGAGGATTGGCAATTTGCGGTGCTGCAATGCAATCAGTTACGCAAAATATTTTAGCCGACCCGTATATCTTAGGAATTTCAAGCGGCGCATCAGCAGCGGTAAGTGTCGCATTGTTTTTAGGTGTTCCGCTTTCCATTCTTACCTACGGTTTACCCGTATTTGCATTTGCCGGAGCTTGCATTGCCCTCGTCTTCGTCTATTCGCTCGGTATGGCAGGACGGACAGGTTCGTCCGCACGGTTGGTACTTGCAGGGATTGCCGTATCGGTTGTATTAAATGCCTTTACCCAACTCTTTATGATGCTTGCACCCTCCGATAGAATTATACGAAATCTTTTGAGCTGGATGATGGGGAGTTTAGCAAGCGCACGCTGGAATAATATTTTATTTCCTTGTGTCTGTGCGATTGCCGGTTCTCTCGTGTTTCTTTTTTTCGCAAGAGCATTTAATGTTATTTCACTCGGCGATGAAACGGCAATCAGCTTAGGTATCCATACCGGAAAACTGAAAAAGATTACAACGCTCACTACGGCAATGATAACAGGAGTTTCGGTTTCCGCATGCGGTATTATCGGATTTGTCGGTTTTATTATTCCGCACATCGTAAGGCTGCTGATTGGCTGCGACCATCGAAAACTTTTCCCGCTTTCGTTTTTAACGGGCGGTTTATTTTTAATTTGGATGGACATATTGGCTCGAACCCTACTCAGTCCGCAAGAACTTCCCGTCGGTATTTTTACCGCATTGTGCGGCGGACCGTTTTTTATTTGGTTATTACGAAAACAAATTAAATAA
- a CDS encoding class I SAM-dependent methyltransferase, whose amino-acid sequence MASKKNSRICIGVDGKMKTMNKNYQDMNAEIIDRWVQEGWEWGLPIDRRTYERVLHGDWQVKLTPVKFVPREWFGDITGKKVPGLASGGGQQIPLFTAAGAECTVLDYSEKQLETEATVAQREGYTVHPVRADMTKPFPFDDESFDIIFHPVSNIFVEKVAPVFKECCRVLKKGGVLLCGLDIGINYNFNKNYSRRKDA is encoded by the coding sequence ATGGCATCGAAAAAAAATAGCAGAATCTGTATTGGAGTAGATGGAAAAATGAAAACGATGAATAAAAACTATCAGGATATGAATGCGGAAATAATTGACCGATGGGTACAAGAAGGTTGGGAATGGGGGTTGCCTATAGACCGGCGTACCTATGAGCGGGTATTGCACGGTGATTGGCAAGTAAAATTGACGCCGGTTAAATTTGTCCCGCGGGAATGGTTCGGCGACATAACGGGCAAAAAAGTGCCGGGGCTTGCTTCGGGCGGAGGGCAACAAATACCGCTTTTTACGGCTGCCGGTGCGGAGTGCACTGTGCTTGATTATTCGGAAAAGCAGCTGGAAACGGAAGCGACGGTTGCACAACGCGAAGGCTATACGGTTCATCCGGTGCGTGCCGATATGACAAAGCCGTTCCCGTTTGATGATGAAAGTTTTGATATAATCTTTCATCCGGTAAGTAATATATTTGTTGAAAAAGTTGCACCTGTTTTTAAAGAATGCTGCCGCGTGTTAAAAAAAGGCGGTGTGTTGCTGTGCGGCTTGGACATCGGTATCAATTACAATTTTAATAAAAATTATTCGCGCCGTAAAGATGCGTGA
- a CDS encoding methyltransferase family protein, with protein sequence MKIKTATEEQNHLPVIGVGPLYVLPTVAVTILAIALTKWGIIPPLGTVPVVPFYSAGSLSIVCGIYLWAAAVFSSRIDVKIKQNTLVTDGIYAHVRNPIYSAFLFLCTGALLLCCNIFLLILPPLFWLYLTVFIKLTEEKWLLKQYGAEFETYCKKVNRCIPSIVGNE encoded by the coding sequence ATGAAAATAAAAACTGCAACGGAAGAACAAAACCATTTACCGGTTATCGGTGTAGGGCCGTTATATGTATTGCCGACGGTAGCCGTTACGATTTTAGCTATCGCTCTTACAAAATGGGGAATTATTCCGCCGCTTGGAACCGTGCCTGTTGTACCGTTTTACAGTGCAGGCAGCTTGAGTATTGTATGCGGAATATATCTTTGGGCGGCGGCGGTATTTTCTTCGCGCATTGATGTAAAGATAAAACAAAACACACTTGTAACGGACGGGATATATGCACATGTGAGAAACCCCATTTATTCCGCCTTTTTATTTTTATGCACGGGGGCTCTTCTTTTATGCTGCAATATTTTTTTGCTCATACTGCCGCCTCTTTTTTGGCTCTACCTTACCGTGTTTATAAAACTCACGGAAGAAAAATGGCTTTTAAAACAATACGGAGCGGAGTTTGAAACATATTGCAAAAAGGTAAACCGCTGTATTCCGTCAATTGTCGGTAATGAATAA
- a CDS encoding type II toxin-antitoxin system RelB/DinJ family antitoxin — protein sequence MATVILQTRVDVETKKEAESLFTSLGLDITTAIRLFLKQAINQQKIPFDIVPPQEIFSEYTLSAIEEAKKISSDSSVKSYSSARELFEDCE from the coding sequence ATGGCAACAGTAATTTTACAAACGCGAGTTGATGTGGAAACAAAAAAAGAAGCCGAATCTCTTTTTACTTCACTGGGATTGGATATAACAACGGCAATTCGTCTATTTCTTAAACAAGCCATCAATCAACAAAAGATTCCTTTTGATATTGTTCCGCCGCAAGAGATTTTTTCAGAATATACATTATCTGCAATTGAAGAAGCCAAAAAAATTAGCAGTGATTCAAGTGTAAAATCATATTCTTCAGCAAGGGAACTCTTTGAGGATTGTGAATAA
- a CDS encoding HEAT repeat domain-containing protein translates to MMKMSEDAADNVRLAFVWACENIATNAPEIFCERLELFYRLMQDKSERVRIEAPEMFRVMGKRKPEYVLPYLEKLQRFAAHDGNTVVRIHSAGAIRITKKHWR, encoded by the coding sequence ATGATGAAAATGAGCGAGGACGCGGCGGATAATGTGCGGCTCGCTTTTGTATGGGCGTGTGAAAATATTGCAACGAATGCACCGGAGATATTTTGTGAACGGCTGGAATTGTTTTATCGGTTAATGCAGGATAAAAGCGAGCGGGTTCGAATAGAAGCTCCCGAAATGTTTCGAGTAATGGGAAAAAGAAAACCCGAATATGTTTTGCCGTATTTGGAAAAACTGCAACGGTTTGCAGCGCATGACGGCAATACTGTTGTCCGCATTCACAGTGCAGGCGCAATAAGAATAACAAAAAAGCATTGGAGGTGA
- a CDS encoding type II toxin-antitoxin system YafQ family toxin, translating into MSYKLKKTHQFKASYKLAKKRGLDVSLLEDIVEKLRTDKPLEAKYRNHELAGKFKGVWECHIQPDWLLLYYKDKNILVLTLVDT; encoded by the coding sequence ATGTCTTATAAATTGAAAAAGACTCATCAGTTCAAAGCAAGTTACAAATTAGCAAAAAAACGAGGATTGGATGTATCTCTTTTAGAAGATATAGTTGAGAAATTACGGACGGACAAACCATTAGAAGCAAAATATCGAAATCATGAACTTGCCGGAAAGTTCAAAGGAGTTTGGGAATGTCATATTCAACCGGATTGGCTTTTACTATATTACAAAGATAAAAATATCCTTGTTTTAACCTTGGTTGATACCTGA
- a CDS encoding ATP-binding protein: MLKNVVEVNKINENKAFLKELFATLKNIDEKKVKLDSVIIFVEYSEIGTSDITYLLNGKNEKNRNLNLGLLKFRTALTRVVKKYIETEEVQANIYIGYNYSEKDFEKYKNLRKVNQVKKLKNELDIKPETPKFSFDNMILNKTVEIELNKVLLLLKNKNKIYSVWGFDEIEPTPRCIINFYGVPGTGKTMAAHAITNELNKKILLLNYSDIESKYVGEAPKNLIESFRLAKESDSVLFFDEADSFLGTRIKNVQQSSDQAINSLRSQMLIQLEAFSGIVIFATNLIGNYDKAFNSRILHNIEFSLPDENMRIELIKKMIPQKAPVDKNVFDYDFLKELGKIIDGFSPREIKNTMLETLANAVYENVETISQSIFEKTFRNAALSKKRIGTIKNIQKQTLSSELFEDKVREGIESGNYVAYKASDLLEEK, translated from the coding sequence ATGCTAAAAAATGTAGTTGAAGTAAATAAGATTAATGAAAATAAAGCTTTCTTAAAAGAGCTTTTTGCAACATTAAAGAATATTGATGAGAAGAAGGTAAAGCTTGATTCTGTTATTATTTTTGTGGAATACTCAGAAATCGGGACTTCTGATATTACTTATTTATTAAATGGTAAAAATGAAAAAAATAGAAATCTTAATCTAGGATTATTAAAATTTAGAACTGCTTTAACACGTGTTGTAAAAAAATACATAGAAACGGAAGAAGTTCAAGCCAATATATATATTGGTTATAATTACAGTGAGAAAGATTTTGAGAAATATAAAAATTTACGAAAAGTAAACCAAGTTAAAAAATTAAAGAATGAGCTAGATATAAAACCGGAAACACCGAAATTTAGTTTCGATAACATGATTCTAAATAAGACAGTAGAGATTGAATTGAATAAAGTTCTATTGCTATTGAAGAACAAAAATAAAATATATTCTGTATGGGGATTTGATGAAATAGAACCAACTCCAAGATGTATTATAAATTTCTATGGTGTTCCTGGTACTGGCAAAACAATGGCTGCCCATGCAATTACAAATGAGCTGAACAAAAAAATATTATTGTTAAATTATTCAGATATCGAATCAAAATATGTCGGAGAAGCACCGAAAAATCTTATAGAATCATTTAGGCTTGCAAAGGAAAGTGACAGTGTCCTATTTTTTGATGAGGCGGACTCTTTCTTAGGTACACGAATTAAAAATGTTCAGCAGAGTTCTGATCAAGCAATTAATTCACTAAGAAGTCAAATGTTAATTCAATTGGAAGCTTTTAGTGGAATAGTAATATTTGCTACGAATCTTATAGGAAATTACGACAAAGCATTTAATAGCAGAATATTACATAATATTGAATTTTCACTGCCTGATGAAAATATGAGAATAGAGCTCATAAAAAAAATGATTCCTCAAAAAGCACCAGTTGATAAAAATGTATTTGATTATGATTTTTTAAAAGAATTAGGTAAAATTATAGATGGATTTTCTCCAAGAGAAATTAAAAATACAATGCTAGAAACATTAGCAAATGCTGTTTATGAGAATGTAGAGACTATATCTCAAAGTATATTTGAAAAAACTTTTAGAAATGCCGCTTTATCAAAAAAACGTATAGGCACTATAAAAAATATTCAGAAACAGACTTTATCTTCAGAGTTATTTGAAGATAAAGTACGAGAAGGTATTGAGTCAGGTAACTATGTAGCTTACAAAGCTTCTGATTTATTGGAAGAAAAATAG